The Methyloferula stellata AR4 genome includes a window with the following:
- a CDS encoding extracellular catalytic domain type 1 short-chain-length polyhydroxyalkanoate depolymerase, whose translation MFRNFLNGLPKSSFANGWTRRGKDVGGRPPTPLPKHARFEEHDFSNTAGSRTYKLYVPGRYDGRALPLVVMLHGCTQSPDDFATGTRMNTLAEERTFLVAYPEQSKMANASKCWNWFNSGDQRRDLGEPSLIAGITRQIMDDFPVDVGMVYIAGLSAGGAMAAIMGIAYPDLYAAVGVHSGLACGAAFDLQSALTAMRYGSVIRRAAEQMVPTIVFHGDHDKTVNPVNADQVIAQAKSARHLRASVSTGKTSDGISFTRTLQSDETGRPMLEQWVVHGAGHAWSGGSAEGSYTEPRGPDASRAMVRFFFQHRL comes from the coding sequence ATGTTTCGAAATTTTCTGAATGGCCTGCCCAAATCATCTTTCGCGAACGGTTGGACCAGGCGTGGCAAGGACGTCGGCGGCAGGCCACCCACGCCTTTGCCGAAACATGCGCGCTTCGAAGAACACGACTTCTCCAATACGGCCGGAAGCCGGACATATAAGCTCTATGTGCCCGGCCGCTACGATGGCCGGGCCTTACCGCTTGTCGTCATGCTGCACGGCTGCACCCAATCGCCTGATGATTTCGCCACGGGCACGCGGATGAACACTTTGGCGGAGGAACGGACTTTCCTCGTCGCCTATCCCGAACAAAGCAAGATGGCCAATGCCTCCAAATGCTGGAACTGGTTCAACTCAGGCGATCAGCGGCGCGATCTCGGCGAGCCCTCCCTCATCGCCGGGATCACGCGTCAGATCATGGACGATTTTCCGGTCGATGTCGGGATGGTCTATATCGCCGGCCTATCCGCCGGAGGCGCCATGGCGGCCATCATGGGTATCGCCTACCCCGATCTTTACGCAGCCGTCGGGGTCCATTCGGGCCTCGCCTGCGGCGCCGCGTTCGACCTCCAATCGGCCCTCACGGCGATGCGGTATGGTAGCGTCATTCGGCGTGCCGCCGAACAGATGGTTCCGACGATCGTATTCCACGGCGATCACGACAAGACGGTCAATCCCGTCAATGCCGATCAGGTCATCGCCCAGGCCAAGAGCGCGAGGCATCTGCGGGCTTCCGTCAGCACCGGCAAGACATCGGACGGGATAAGCTTCACCCGCACCCTGCAGTCGGATGAAACCGGCCGGCCCATGCTTGAACAATGGGTGGTTCACGGTGCGGGACATGCCTGGTCCGGCGGCAGCGCGGAGGGGTCCTATACCGAGCCACGCGGCCCCGACGCCAGCCGCGCCATGGTCCGCTTTTTCTTCCAGCACCGGTTGTGA
- a CDS encoding B12-binding domain-containing radical SAM protein produces the protein MNETKIRSGRRVALLARYPERDPAMPQFIPNFGLRMVEAAVRSAGFPDLSVKVWDLFEGEAEAVARDIIAFDPDILGFSAYLWSFQFFCAVAALVKADDPSRLIIFGGPSARPAMFALAPFKRYVQDIDVLVINEGEETFAEIVALRDRSAASMRGLLGVAIHEDGAWVETPSRPLADLDGLPSPYKMNLLQHGGLGVLQTYRGCPFSCSFCEWGTMESPKRVRDADALSGELRAIERHNVQAALLVDAGLNLNRNAFLNLRRSAGESGFFERRGLICEVYPAAVQQEHLDFLASVGDAYVGIGLQSFDNAVLANVERNYDEKRFDETFGKLRDVASVAVEIILGLPGDHPEAFRKNYERARGLRCALRVYHCVVLPSGLMVRSPPNHCLDYDPVTLKMNSCLGWSEAALTAECAFLDAEVRRSGGRAGQFFWTFPPVR, from the coding sequence ATGAATGAGACCAAGATCCGGTCCGGACGCCGGGTCGCCTTGCTGGCCCGTTATCCGGAGCGCGATCCGGCCATGCCGCAATTCATTCCAAACTTCGGACTGCGCATGGTCGAAGCGGCGGTGCGTTCGGCGGGCTTTCCGGATCTCTCCGTCAAAGTGTGGGATCTTTTCGAGGGCGAAGCCGAGGCGGTCGCCCGCGACATCATCGCGTTTGATCCGGACATTCTCGGCTTTTCCGCCTATCTCTGGTCCTTTCAGTTCTTCTGCGCGGTCGCGGCGCTGGTCAAGGCGGACGATCCAAGCCGCCTCATTATCTTCGGCGGCCCTTCGGCGCGCCCCGCCATGTTCGCACTCGCGCCTTTCAAGCGTTACGTGCAAGATATCGACGTGCTCGTCATCAACGAAGGCGAGGAGACATTCGCCGAGATCGTCGCGCTGAGAGACCGCTCCGCGGCTTCGATGCGGGGGCTTTTGGGAGTCGCCATCCACGAGGACGGCGCCTGGGTGGAGACGCCGTCGCGGCCGCTTGCCGATCTCGATGGGTTGCCGTCGCCTTATAAGATGAACCTGCTTCAGCATGGCGGCCTCGGCGTGCTTCAGACCTATCGGGGCTGCCCGTTTTCCTGTTCCTTTTGCGAATGGGGAACGATGGAAAGCCCGAAACGGGTTCGTGACGCCGACGCATTGAGTGGCGAATTGCGCGCGATCGAACGGCATAATGTTCAAGCCGCATTGCTCGTCGATGCGGGCCTCAACCTCAATCGAAACGCGTTTCTCAATCTCCGGCGGTCTGCCGGGGAGAGCGGCTTTTTCGAGCGGCGCGGGTTGATCTGCGAGGTCTATCCCGCCGCCGTGCAGCAAGAACATCTCGACTTTCTTGCCTCGGTCGGAGATGCCTATGTCGGCATTGGCCTGCAGAGTTTCGACAATGCCGTGCTGGCAAATGTCGAACGAAACTATGACGAGAAAAGATTCGATGAGACGTTCGGCAAGCTCCGCGACGTGGCGAGCGTCGCCGTCGAGATCATTCTAGGCCTGCCCGGCGATCATCCCGAGGCCTTCCGGAAGAATTACGAGCGGGCTAGAGGACTTCGCTGTGCCTTGCGGGTCTATCATTGCGTGGTCTTGCCATCGGGCTTGATGGTCCGCTCGCCGCCAAATCATTGTCTCGATTACGACCCTGTCACATTGAAGATGAACTCCTGCCTTGGCTGGTCGGAGGCGGCGCTCACGGCCGAATGCGCCTTTCTCGATGCTGAGGTCAGGCGGTCCGGCGGGCGGGCGGGCCAATTCTTCTGGACCTTCCCGCCGGTTCGATGA
- a CDS encoding radical SAM protein — MTRFDNRDYVSMTMEFRCNLQCVHCMIEGTMDRLRPESDARFDELLAVNAREARWKGLILTGSEITLRKDLLELAKRARQAGFSHVRIQSHGMALEQESFCEALLDAGVDEFFISIAGSDAPRHDEITTVPGSFEKTLRGLENLDRLGGATVLTNTVITRRSADDLPAIVDVLAHIKCLAQMEFWNYWPMREDDEKDLIAPLGLVTPQLRLAVAKAQSLGRSIEIKNMPQCMLGSDAALLVNQQPHLYVDEAFWAEFGRNGFYQCVYRERCGSTECLGLTTAYIRKFGWEDGMLAPIAQA; from the coding sequence ATGACGCGTTTCGACAATCGTGACTATGTCTCGATGACGATGGAGTTTCGCTGCAATCTGCAATGCGTGCATTGCATGATTGAAGGCACGATGGATCGCCTGCGGCCTGAATCGGATGCGCGCTTCGACGAGCTTCTCGCGGTCAATGCGCGTGAAGCCCGCTGGAAGGGCCTGATCCTGACGGGATCGGAGATAACCTTACGGAAGGATCTCCTCGAACTCGCCAAGCGGGCGCGGCAAGCCGGGTTTTCCCATGTCCGTATCCAGAGCCACGGGATGGCACTTGAACAGGAGAGCTTCTGCGAGGCTCTTCTCGATGCCGGTGTCGACGAGTTCTTCATCAGCATCGCGGGGTCCGACGCGCCCCGGCACGATGAGATTACGACGGTGCCGGGCTCGTTTGAAAAAACGCTTCGCGGGCTTGAAAACCTCGACCGCCTCGGCGGCGCAACAGTACTCACCAATACGGTTATTACCCGGCGCAGCGCGGACGACCTGCCGGCCATTGTCGATGTGCTCGCCCATATCAAATGCCTCGCGCAAATGGAGTTCTGGAATTATTGGCCGATGCGCGAGGACGATGAGAAAGATCTTATCGCACCGCTCGGTCTCGTTACGCCGCAACTCAGGCTCGCTGTCGCCAAAGCACAATCTCTTGGACGCTCCATCGAAATCAAGAACATGCCGCAATGCATGCTTGGCAGCGACGCAGCGCTTCTCGTCAACCAACAGCCGCACCTCTACGTGGACGAGGCATTCTGGGCCGAGTTTGGCCGCAACGGTTTCTACCAATGCGTGTACAGGGAGCGCTGCGGCTCTACCGAATGCCTCGGATTAACCACCGCCTATATCCGCAAGTTCGGTTGGGAAGACGGTATGCTCGCACCAATAGCGCAAGCCTGA
- a CDS encoding class I SAM-dependent methyltransferase has translation MARFSAGVEMAQPAAPRVPAYFDAFLDAVRSGACIDHVHLGHWDRPEAATGSPADFEAAQHRMAERLLTLADVQPGHHILDAGCGLGGLARLVDAKVSPVSLIGLNIDPRQLAVCHGIRTHSKNRLDWVAADACHLPFSNAAFDRIFCVEAIFHFTSRRLFLAEAFRVLRPGGSLVLGDILLQRPGTDGALPVAAIEDTLETELGPWPDKWFSLAELRSCSLDCGFAIETEIDATANTLPSYLTIAPASSTRLTGPAVMRMLHERGDLTYIYLRLAKPA, from the coding sequence ATGGCACGATTTTCTGCTGGGGTTGAGATGGCGCAACCGGCAGCCCCGCGCGTACCCGCCTATTTCGATGCCTTTCTCGACGCCGTCAGAAGCGGCGCATGCATCGATCATGTCCATCTCGGACATTGGGACAGGCCTGAGGCGGCCACCGGCAGTCCGGCGGATTTCGAGGCCGCTCAACACCGCATGGCCGAGAGGCTCCTTACTTTGGCGGATGTGCAGCCAGGTCATCATATCCTCGACGCCGGCTGCGGATTGGGAGGTCTCGCGCGGCTCGTCGACGCCAAGGTTTCACCCGTCTCTTTGATTGGTCTCAACATCGACCCGAGACAGCTCGCGGTCTGCCACGGCATAAGGACCCATTCGAAAAACAGGCTCGATTGGGTGGCGGCGGATGCTTGCCACCTGCCCTTTTCAAACGCGGCCTTCGACCGGATTTTCTGTGTCGAGGCGATCTTTCATTTCACAAGCCGGCGGCTTTTTCTGGCCGAAGCCTTCCGGGTGCTGCGGCCTGGCGGCTCACTCGTGCTGGGCGACATCCTGCTTCAGCGGCCAGGCACTGATGGCGCGCTTCCCGTAGCCGCGATCGAAGACACATTGGAGACGGAGCTTGGCCCCTGGCCCGACAAATGGTTTTCGCTTGCCGAGCTTCGGTCGTGCAGCCTCGACTGCGGATTTGCGATCGAGACCGAGATCGACGCGACGGCGAATACTTTGCCGAGCTATCTGACGATCGCACCCGCCTCAAGCACGCGCCTGACGGGTCCCGCTGTCATGCGCATGCTGCATGAACGGGGCGATTTGACATATATCTATCTCCGTCTGGCAAAACCCGCCTAA
- a CDS encoding tryptophan halogenase family protein has product MERVSHMKRILIVGGGTAGWIAALYLNRIVRRIGCEVVLVESAEIGTIGVGEATIPTLVHLVRILGLNEQELMRRCSATYKLGIHFEGWMGDGQDYWHPFGGSGMAGGIDLYHFWLKRKKDRDDCGHYSDYAVQTSLAERLCGPTEDVLRNGGYAYHLDANAFAQYLKELSIAEGVRHLFGTVGEVTLSETGDLKAIDIGGDRRIEADLFIDATGFSGLLIEKVLGDPWIDWSNHLLCDRAVAMPLPPDEAKVPYTRSIASPAGWIWRIPLNSRTGTGYVYSSAHIQDDAAAEHLISVSDLSKRRAADPRFIKMRIGRRTEFWKRNCVSIGLASGFLEPLESTGIHIIQKAVLLLADHLPKSRIDPPLRASFNEAMGRLYREIRDFIILHYVVSKRDEPFWRDARSVPLPEPLAAFLSLYDVCGLMNTKSLDLFPEASYHYILAGSGRFPERPIAPADVINIAAVGEALAQRRAQVSQGASGARKHDSMMTQVHGQFI; this is encoded by the coding sequence ATGGAACGCGTCAGTCATATGAAGCGCATTTTGATTGTCGGCGGCGGCACAGCCGGCTGGATCGCGGCCCTTTATCTCAACCGGATCGTGCGGCGCATCGGCTGCGAGGTCGTGCTCGTCGAATCCGCTGAAATCGGCACGATTGGCGTCGGCGAGGCGACCATTCCGACTCTTGTGCATCTCGTGCGCATCTTGGGTCTCAACGAGCAAGAGCTGATGCGGCGCTGCTCGGCGACCTATAAACTCGGTATCCATTTCGAAGGCTGGATGGGCGATGGCCAGGATTACTGGCATCCATTCGGCGGCAGCGGAATGGCCGGCGGCATCGATCTCTATCATTTCTGGCTAAAACGAAAAAAGGACCGGGACGACTGCGGACATTACAGCGACTATGCCGTTCAGACCTCGCTCGCCGAGCGACTCTGCGGGCCGACCGAGGATGTCCTGCGCAACGGCGGCTATGCCTATCATCTCGATGCCAACGCCTTCGCGCAATATCTCAAGGAGCTTTCGATCGCCGAAGGCGTCCGGCATCTTTTCGGAACGGTCGGCGAAGTCACTCTGTCCGAGACGGGCGATCTCAAGGCGATCGACATCGGCGGCGACCGCCGCATCGAAGCCGATCTTTTTATCGATGCGACCGGCTTTTCCGGCCTCTTGATCGAGAAGGTTTTAGGCGACCCTTGGATCGATTGGTCAAATCATCTTCTCTGCGATCGCGCCGTGGCAATGCCTTTGCCTCCCGACGAAGCGAAGGTGCCCTATACACGTTCCATTGCGTCGCCAGCCGGTTGGATCTGGCGGATCCCGCTGAACAGCCGGACCGGAACAGGCTACGTCTATTCCAGCGCGCATATCCAAGATGACGCAGCCGCCGAACATTTGATTTCGGTATCGGATCTTTCAAAACGCCGCGCCGCCGATCCACGTTTCATCAAGATGCGCATCGGCAGGCGCACCGAGTTCTGGAAACGTAATTGCGTCTCAATCGGTTTGGCGTCCGGTTTTCTCGAACCGTTGGAATCGACGGGCATCCATATCATCCAGAAAGCCGTCCTGCTGCTTGCGGATCATCTGCCGAAGTCACGGATCGATCCGCCGCTGCGCGCGAGTTTCAACGAAGCGATGGGACGCCTTTATCGGGAAATCCGCGATTTTATCATTTTGCATTATGTCGTGTCGAAGCGCGACGAGCCGTTTTGGCGCGACGCGCGTTCGGTTCCGCTCCCCGAACCTCTCGCCGCGTTTCTGTCGCTCTATGACGTATGCGGTCTCATGAACACCAAAAGCCTCGATCTCTTTCCGGAGGCAAGTTACCACTATATTTTGGCTGGCTCGGGTCGCTTTCCTGAACGACCGATCGCGCCCGCCGATGTCATTAATATCGCCGCCGTTGGCGAAGCGCTGGCGCAGCGCCGCGCGCAGGTGAGCCAAGGTGCATCCGGCGCTCGAAAGCATGACAGCATGATGACCCAGGTGCACGGACAATTCATTTGA
- a CDS encoding 2OG-Fe(II) oxygenase, which produces MSFLKIATVDARKAESNADILAQLRKDDVQAIVIENLLTSSECDGIVADLEINRHDFPKTYFPEAFRSFFFGANLNLAHPDLADYFAMAPAFGRALDALMKPYGGFEPRVLGVLSGFDRGRSYRAPPGPSAGRRYMATTIRGHEQAGYIPPHFDNEQIKRPSFNHLMPLIEGDVFSFVVTLHRSLEGGALEVYDVTADRFGDSFVNRDGHDPKPDLSGRERVTFDVADGTMVIVRSGRYLHRLSPVGGGRTRWTFCSFMAQSRADGTIFCWG; this is translated from the coding sequence ATGTCTTTTCTCAAGATCGCAACGGTAGATGCGCGCAAGGCGGAAAGCAATGCCGATATCCTCGCTCAGCTTCGCAAGGATGATGTGCAAGCTATTGTTATTGAAAACCTGTTGACATCATCCGAATGCGACGGGATCGTCGCGGATCTCGAGATCAACAGGCATGACTTTCCAAAGACCTATTTTCCCGAAGCCTTCCGGTCCTTCTTCTTCGGCGCCAATCTGAATCTCGCCCACCCCGATCTTGCAGACTATTTCGCAATGGCTCCCGCGTTCGGTCGGGCGCTCGACGCCTTGATGAAGCCCTATGGCGGGTTCGAACCCAGAGTGCTCGGCGTGCTGTCGGGCTTCGATCGCGGGCGCTCCTATCGGGCCCCGCCGGGGCCAAGTGCCGGCCGGCGCTACATGGCAACGACGATCCGCGGCCATGAACAGGCAGGCTATATCCCGCCGCATTTCGACAATGAGCAGATCAAGCGGCCGAGCTTCAACCATCTCATGCCTTTGATCGAAGGCGATGTTTTTTCTTTCGTGGTAACGCTGCATCGCTCCTTGGAAGGCGGTGCGCTCGAGGTCTATGACGTGACGGCGGACCGGTTCGGTGACAGTTTCGTCAATCGCGACGGGCATGACCCGAAGCCGGATCTCTCCGGACGCGAGCGTGTCACATTCGACGTCGCGGACGGAACCATGGTGATCGTGCGGTCCGGCCGCTATCTTCACCGGCTCTCCCCCGTCGGCGGCGGCCGAACCCGTTGGACCTTTTGCTCCTTCATGGCGCAGAGCCGGGCCGATGGCACGATTTTCTGCTGGGGTTGA
- a CDS encoding alpha-keto acid decarboxylase family protein: MVQTVIQHVLARLHAIGVDDVFGVPGDFSFPVSDAVIEHPEMRWIGCCNELNAAYAADGYARIKGVAALSTTYGVGELSALAGIAGCYAEHLPVFHLVGTPNMSVQSARALMHHTFANGEYDLFRKMSEPVVCAHAVITPQNVAYETERLIFEALYRRRPVYMAFPADLANRPMLGVDEPLRAVHSDPVALEAATEAIVAALDKAQTACLLIGMLVARVGLRDPMQAMVAASGLPFATMFMGKSVLDEQNPSHMGMYAGTLMNPPLRDFIESCDRVLLIGARMTDLNSGAFTAHLDPAKMMSIGHHVTQVNGKTYGGVEMGDILATLTKRLAKPRMWKRYEPAPPDAPAGSGDDPITAEALYPRWERFFKPNDILVAETGTASMGLGFIRMPAGASFHNQTLWGSIGWATPAAFGMAIAEPNRRLVLVTGEGAHQMTVQEIGQFGRHALKPIIFVLNNNGYLIERLLCRDPDISYNDVAQWRYTELPHALGCDGWFVARVTTCGELDAALDAANKATTGVYIEVVTDTYAASPLAIRLHEALTSLYQP, from the coding sequence ATGGTACAAACCGTCATTCAACATGTGCTCGCGCGTCTGCATGCGATCGGAGTCGATGACGTCTTCGGCGTTCCGGGCGACTTTTCCTTTCCGGTGTCCGATGCCGTGATCGAACATCCCGAAATGCGATGGATCGGTTGCTGCAACGAACTCAACGCCGCCTATGCTGCCGATGGCTATGCCAGAATCAAGGGTGTCGCCGCGCTCTCGACCACTTATGGGGTGGGCGAGCTTAGCGCGCTCGCGGGCATCGCCGGTTGCTATGCCGAGCATCTGCCGGTGTTTCATCTCGTCGGCACGCCGAATATGTCGGTCCAATCGGCGCGCGCGCTCATGCATCACACATTCGCCAATGGCGAATATGACCTGTTCCGCAAGATGAGCGAACCTGTCGTTTGCGCCCATGCGGTGATCACGCCGCAGAACGTGGCCTATGAGACCGAGCGGCTGATCTTCGAAGCGCTTTACCGCCGCCGGCCGGTCTATATGGCTTTTCCGGCCGATCTCGCTAACCGGCCCATGCTTGGCGTGGATGAACCGTTGCGGGCCGTCCATAGCGATCCCGTCGCGCTCGAAGCTGCGACCGAGGCGATCGTCGCGGCGTTGGATAAGGCGCAAACGGCCTGTCTTTTGATCGGCATGCTGGTCGCCCGCGTCGGCTTGCGCGATCCCATGCAGGCAATGGTCGCCGCGTCCGGTCTGCCGTTTGCGACCATGTTCATGGGCAAGTCGGTGCTCGACGAGCAGAATCCCTCGCATATGGGCATGTATGCCGGCACTCTGATGAACCCGCCCTTGCGCGATTTCATCGAGAGTTGCGATCGGGTTCTGCTGATCGGCGCGCGGATGACCGATTTGAACAGCGGCGCTTTCACCGCGCATCTCGATCCGGCGAAGATGATGAGCATTGGTCATCACGTCACGCAGGTCAACGGCAAGACTTATGGCGGCGTCGAAATGGGTGACATTCTGGCGACCCTGACGAAGCGCCTCGCAAAGCCGCGTATGTGGAAGAGATATGAGCCAGCGCCGCCCGATGCGCCTGCCGGAAGTGGCGACGATCCGATCACGGCCGAAGCGCTCTATCCGCGTTGGGAGCGTTTTTTCAAGCCCAACGATATTCTCGTCGCGGAAACCGGTACAGCCTCCATGGGGCTCGGCTTCATCCGCATGCCGGCAGGCGCCTCATTCCACAATCAGACGCTTTGGGGCTCGATCGGCTGGGCGACGCCGGCTGCTTTCGGCATGGCGATCGCCGAGCCCAACCGCCGCCTCGTTCTGGTGACGGGCGAAGGCGCGCATCAGATGACGGTGCAGGAGATTGGCCAGTTCGGCCGCCACGCTCTCAAGCCCATCATCTTCGTCTTGAACAACAATGGCTATCTGATCGAGCGGTTGCTCTGCAGGGACCCGGACATAAGCTATAATGACGTGGCGCAATGGCGCTACACCGAGCTGCCGCATGCCTTGGGCTGCGATGGCTGGTTTGTCGCGCGCGTCACGACCTGCGGCGAACTCGATGCCGCGCTCGATGCGGCGAATAAAGCCACGACCGGCGTCTATATCGAAGTCGTGACCGATACCTATGCGGCCTCGCCGCTGGCGATCAGATTGCACGAGGCTTTGACGAGCCTCTATCAGCCATAG
- a CDS encoding B12-binding domain-containing radical SAM protein: MDQAFSNRRIALVCLTPKIDAQELRPMHMPSFGIRRIQAAIIADPALQGAAVALIDRGAEDLTSYVDDILAFDPDIVGFSIYVWSAPFLIGVAQEIKRRRPSLTVVFGGPSARTSFLGLRPYRPAQAYLDIVVEGDGEEIFADIAKLPELTRQAFEKMSGLALPTQDGWTKTEKRAPILALDSLASPYQLGLMPQGAVAYLETFRGCPLSCRFCEWGSKENPKAAFSTDYIARELDAFQRSEAPAVFLLDAGLNLNLQAFRNLQEANEQTGFFKEAQLWAEIYPSIIRDEHLAFLENVGSAYLGVGMQSMDPAVLEKQDRPFDAQRFEAAVRALAEHTEIELQIIMGLPGDTPEGFRRTFAYAQSLPADVRVYHCLVLPDALLTRSLPEWQIRFDPKTLILRSCLGWSEEAIAAMRQELQAYALANGGKAGDFWWSFRRPKMRRLAG; encoded by the coding sequence ATGGATCAAGCTTTTTCCAATCGCCGTATCGCACTTGTCTGCCTGACGCCGAAGATCGATGCGCAGGAATTGCGGCCGATGCATATGCCGAGTTTCGGTATCAGACGGATTCAAGCCGCGATTATCGCCGATCCCGCGCTTCAAGGTGCTGCTGTCGCGCTGATCGACCGGGGCGCCGAGGACTTGACCAGCTATGTGGACGATATCCTGGCTTTCGATCCGGATATCGTCGGCTTTTCGATTTACGTCTGGTCGGCGCCTTTTCTGATCGGGGTGGCGCAGGAGATCAAGCGACGCCGCCCATCGCTCACCGTGGTCTTCGGCGGCCCATCGGCCCGCACATCCTTCCTGGGTCTCAGACCTTACAGGCCGGCGCAGGCCTATCTTGACATTGTGGTCGAAGGCGACGGCGAAGAGATTTTCGCCGATATAGCCAAACTGCCGGAGCTGACGCGGCAGGCCTTCGAAAAAATGTCCGGGCTTGCTTTGCCGACGCAGGATGGCTGGACCAAGACGGAAAAACGCGCGCCGATCCTTGCCCTAGACAGCCTTGCCTCGCCTTATCAACTCGGCCTCATGCCGCAGGGAGCGGTCGCCTATCTCGAGACATTTCGCGGCTGCCCTTTGTCATGCCGCTTTTGCGAATGGGGCTCGAAAGAAAACCCCAAGGCAGCTTTCTCCACCGACTATATCGCGCGCGAACTCGACGCGTTCCAGCGCTCCGAAGCGCCGGCGGTCTTCCTCCTCGACGCGGGCCTGAACTTGAACCTGCAGGCCTTCCGCAATTTGCAGGAAGCCAATGAGCAGACGGGCTTCTTCAAAGAGGCCCAGTTATGGGCCGAGATCTATCCTTCCATCATCCGCGACGAGCATCTCGCCTTTCTGGAAAATGTCGGATCGGCCTATCTCGGCGTCGGCATGCAATCCATGGATCCCGCCGTCCTCGAAAAACAGGACCGCCCCTTCGACGCGCAGCGTTTCGAGGCGGCGGTGCGCGCGCTGGCGGAACATACCGAAATCGAATTGCAGATCATCATGGGCCTGCCGGGCGATACGCCCGAGGGGTTCCGGCGGACTTTTGCCTATGCGCAATCCCTGCCGGCCGATGTCCGGGTCTATCATTGTCTCGTCTTGCCGGATGCGCTGCTGACGCGAAGCCTGCCCGAATGGCAGATCCGTTTCGATCCGAAGACCCTGATCCTGCGCTCCTGTCTCGGCTGGAGCGAGGAGGCGATCGCCGCGATGCGCCAGGAATTGCAGGCCTATGCTTTGGCCAATGGCGGCAAGGCGGGCGATTTCTGGTGGTCCTTCCGGAGACCGAAGATGCGGCGGCTCGCAGGATGA